In a genomic window of Siniperca chuatsi isolate FFG_IHB_CAS linkage group LG1, ASM2008510v1, whole genome shotgun sequence:
- the bdnf gene encoding brain-derived neurotrophic factor isoform X2, translating to MTILFLTMVISYFSCMRAAPLRDAPGMRGHRTEGYLGAAATAARGHGTPQSGGGPGQRGELPSLTDTFEQVIEELLEVEGEAAQLGQGADKSQGGGGPSSVVTTETKDVDLYDSRVMISNQVPLEPPLLFLLEEYKNYLDAANMSMRVRRHSDPSRRGELSVCDSISQWVTAVDKKTAIDMSGQTVTVMEKVPVPNGQLKQYFYETKCNPMGYTKEGCRGIDKRHYNSQCRTTQSYVRALTMDSKKKIGWRFIRIDTSCVCTLTIKRGR from the coding sequence ATGACCATCCTGTTCCTTACTATGGTTATTTCATACTTCAGTTGCATGAGAGCTGCGCCCCTGAGAGACGCCCCGGGCATGCGGGGCCATCGGACGGAAGGCTACTTGGGCGCTGCTGCGACGGCCGCACGAGGCCATGGGACTCCACAGAGTGGTGGTGGGCCAGGCCAGCGCGGGGAACTGCCCTCACTCACAGACACGTTTGAGCAAGTGAtagaggagctgctggaggtggagggagaggCGGCACAGCTGGGACAGGGGGCTGATAAGAGCCAGGGAGGTGGGGGCCCATCCTCTGTGGTCACAACAGAGACCAAGGATGTCGACCTGTACGACTCGCGGGTGATGATCAGCAACCAAGTGCCTTTGGAGCCGCCGTTGCTCTTTCTTCTGGAGGAATACAAAAACTATCTGGATGCCGCTAACATGTCCATGAGGGTGCGGCGACACTCCGATCCCTCACGGCGCGgagagctcagtgtgtgtgacagtattAGCCAGTGGGTGACGGCTGTGGATAAAAAGACGGCAATAGACATGTCTGGGCAGACAGTTACCGTCATGGAAAAGGTCCCTGTCCCCAATGGCCAACTGAAGCAATACTTTTATGAGACCAAATGCAACCCCATGGGGTACACAAAGGAGGGCTGCAGAGGAATAGACAAGCGGCATTATAATTCCCAATGCAGGACAACCCAGTCCTACGTGCGAGCGCTTACCATGGATAGCAAAAAGAAGATTGGCTGGCGGTTTATAAGGATAGACACTTCGTGTGTATGCACATTGACCATTAAAAGAGGGAGAtag
- the bdnf gene encoding brain-derived neurotrophic factor isoform X1: protein MFHQVRRVMTILFLTMVISYFSCMRAAPLRDAPGMRGHRTEGYLGAAATAARGHGTPQSGGGPGQRGELPSLTDTFEQVIEELLEVEGEAAQLGQGADKSQGGGGPSSVVTTETKDVDLYDSRVMISNQVPLEPPLLFLLEEYKNYLDAANMSMRVRRHSDPSRRGELSVCDSISQWVTAVDKKTAIDMSGQTVTVMEKVPVPNGQLKQYFYETKCNPMGYTKEGCRGIDKRHYNSQCRTTQSYVRALTMDSKKKIGWRFIRIDTSCVCTLTIKRGR from the exons ATG TTCCACCAGGTTAGAAGAGTGATGACCATCCTGTTCCTTACTATGGTTATTTCATACTTCAGTTGCATGAGAGCTGCGCCCCTGAGAGACGCCCCGGGCATGCGGGGCCATCGGACGGAAGGCTACTTGGGCGCTGCTGCGACGGCCGCACGAGGCCATGGGACTCCACAGAGTGGTGGTGGGCCAGGCCAGCGCGGGGAACTGCCCTCACTCACAGACACGTTTGAGCAAGTGAtagaggagctgctggaggtggagggagaggCGGCACAGCTGGGACAGGGGGCTGATAAGAGCCAGGGAGGTGGGGGCCCATCCTCTGTGGTCACAACAGAGACCAAGGATGTCGACCTGTACGACTCGCGGGTGATGATCAGCAACCAAGTGCCTTTGGAGCCGCCGTTGCTCTTTCTTCTGGAGGAATACAAAAACTATCTGGATGCCGCTAACATGTCCATGAGGGTGCGGCGACACTCCGATCCCTCACGGCGCGgagagctcagtgtgtgtgacagtattAGCCAGTGGGTGACGGCTGTGGATAAAAAGACGGCAATAGACATGTCTGGGCAGACAGTTACCGTCATGGAAAAGGTCCCTGTCCCCAATGGCCAACTGAAGCAATACTTTTATGAGACCAAATGCAACCCCATGGGGTACACAAAGGAGGGCTGCAGAGGAATAGACAAGCGGCATTATAATTCCCAATGCAGGACAACCCAGTCCTACGTGCGAGCGCTTACCATGGATAGCAAAAAGAAGATTGGCTGGCGGTTTATAAGGATAGACACTTCGTGTGTATGCACATTGACCATTAAAAGAGGGAGAtag
- the lin7c gene encoding protein lin-7 homolog C isoform X2, translated as MASLGEPVRLERDISRAVELLDKLQRTGEVPPQKLQALQRVLQSEFCNAVREVYEHVYETVDINSSPEVRANATAKATVAAFAASEGHSHPRVVELPKTEEGLGFNIMGGKEQNSPIYISRIIPGGIADRHGGLKRGDQLLSVNGVSVEGEHHEKAVELLKAAQGTVKLVVRYTPKVLEEMESRFEKMRSAKRRQQNNYPQ; from the exons ATGGCATCGCTTGGGGAGCCTGTGCGGTTGGAAAGAG ATATTAGCCGTGCTGTTGAACTGCTTGATAAGCTCCAGAGGACAGGGGAAGTGCCTCCCCAGAAGCTGCAGGCGCTGCAGAGAGTCTTACAGAGTGAATTCTGTAACGCTGTCAGAGAA GTTTATGAACATGTGTATGAAACAGTGGACATCAACAGCAGTCCTGAGGTCAGGGCCAACGCCACAGCTAAG GCTACTGTGGCAGCTTTTGCAGCAAGTGAGGGACACTCACATCCACGTGTCGTGGAACTGCCCAAGACAGAAGAAGGCCTGGGTTTCAATATAATGGGTGGAAAGGAGCAAAACTCACCTATATACATCTCACGGATCATCCCAGGGGGCATCGCTGATCGACATGGAGGCCTGAAGAGAGGCGACCAGCTTCTCTCTGTTAATGGGGTG agtgTGGAAGGTGAGCACCACGAGAAAGCTGTGGAACTTCTCAAAGCAGCTCAGGGCACAGTGAAGCTGGTAGTAAGGTACACCCCCAAAGTCCTAGAGGAAATGGAGTCACGCTTTGAGAAAATGAGGTCGGCGAAGCGCCGGCAACAGAACAACTATCCCCAGTAG
- the lin7c gene encoding protein lin-7 homolog C isoform X1 yields MKTLMVVYVFLLTDISRAVELLDKLQRTGEVPPQKLQALQRVLQSEFCNAVREVYEHVYETVDINSSPEVRANATAKATVAAFAASEGHSHPRVVELPKTEEGLGFNIMGGKEQNSPIYISRIIPGGIADRHGGLKRGDQLLSVNGVSVEGEHHEKAVELLKAAQGTVKLVVRYTPKVLEEMESRFEKMRSAKRRQQNNYPQ; encoded by the exons ATGAAAACCTTGATGGTGGTGTATGTGTTCTTGTTGACAGATATTAGCCGTGCTGTTGAACTGCTTGATAAGCTCCAGAGGACAGGGGAAGTGCCTCCCCAGAAGCTGCAGGCGCTGCAGAGAGTCTTACAGAGTGAATTCTGTAACGCTGTCAGAGAA GTTTATGAACATGTGTATGAAACAGTGGACATCAACAGCAGTCCTGAGGTCAGGGCCAACGCCACAGCTAAG GCTACTGTGGCAGCTTTTGCAGCAAGTGAGGGACACTCACATCCACGTGTCGTGGAACTGCCCAAGACAGAAGAAGGCCTGGGTTTCAATATAATGGGTGGAAAGGAGCAAAACTCACCTATATACATCTCACGGATCATCCCAGGGGGCATCGCTGATCGACATGGAGGCCTGAAGAGAGGCGACCAGCTTCTCTCTGTTAATGGGGTG agtgTGGAAGGTGAGCACCACGAGAAAGCTGTGGAACTTCTCAAAGCAGCTCAGGGCACAGTGAAGCTGGTAGTAAGGTACACCCCCAAAGTCCTAGAGGAAATGGAGTCACGCTTTGAGAAAATGAGGTCGGCGAAGCGCCGGCAACAGAACAACTATCCCCAGTAG